AGAACCTGGGACGTTACATCGTAAAGAAAACAGGCAGAGAGATGTTGTTATGGGATGGTGCATGTATGGTGCATGAGATCTTTTCTCTTGAAAAAATTACAAGACTGAAAGCAATGCATCCGAATGCTAAACTGATCGCTCATCCTGAATGTGAAACACCTGTTCTTGATGTTGCAGATTTTATTGGATCAACAACAGGATTATTGAATTACACAAAAAAGAGTCAGGATAAAGAATTCATCGTTGCAACTGAAACAGGAATTTTACATCAGATGATAAAAAATTCGCCCGATAAAACTTTCATTCCGGCTCCACCGAATAATGCATGTGCCTGCAATGATTGTCCGCATATGAAATTGAATACGCTTGAAAAATTATATTTATGTCTGAAAGAAGAACTGCCTGAATTACTGATGGACGAAGCGATCAGAGTAAAAGCATTAATTCCGATAAAAAGAATGTTACAAATTTCCAAAGATCTTGGATTGTAATTTTATTCAACTAAAAATAACACTATGAAATTCCGAATATTTTATATCTGTCTGTTTTTTTCTTTCATGAATGTTGTTGCTCAGGATACCGATTCTGCAGGCATCAGTAAATTTTATTATCCGAATGGAACTATTTCCAGTGAAGGCCGCTTGCTGAAAGGTAAACCGGATGGTTACTGGAAAAGTTATTTTGAAAGCGGAAGAATAAAATCAGAGGGTAACAGATTGAATTTTAAACTCGATAGTTTATGGAAGTTTTATAATGACAGCGGATTTGTTACTGCAGAATATAATTACAGAGAAGGATTGAAAGACGGACTTCAGAAAACTTATTATGAAAACGGAATCATTCAATCGGAAGAAATGGATTCCATGAGTGTGAAGCACGGACTTTTTAAATTGTATGATACAGAAGGAAAACTTTATAAAGTAATTCCATTTACAAGTGGTGTTGAAAACGGTCTGGCAAAGGAATACAGAAAAGACGGTGTGTTGATAACAGTGACAAATTATAGAAATGGTTATTTTCAAAAAGAAGAAAAAATAAACCGCATCGATAAAAATGGTTTACGTCAGGGACTTTATCGTGAGTATTTTGAAAATGATAAAGTAAAAACGGAGGGATTTTATAAAGACGATAAGAAAGACGGAATCTTTAAAGAATACAATGCAGAAGGTCGTGTGATAAAAAAGGAAGAATACAGGATGGATGTTTTGATTCCGACATTGGTAGAAGACAAAGAAAAGTTTGAAGTCAAGAGAAAGTATTATCCGACTGGTGCAACGAAGATCGTCGGCACTTACAAAAAAGGAGTTCCTGAAGGTGTGTTCAGAATGTATGATGAAAAAGGAAACATCGACAGCGCAAAAGTTTTTACTCAAGGAAAATTGCTTCGTGTAGGAAGAATGGATAACCAGGGATTAGAGCAAGGTGAATGGAAAGAATATTACGAAAGCGGACAGCTTCGTGCAATCGGAAATTATGTTGATGGAAAGCGTGATGGTATCTGGAAGTTTACCTATGAAAATGATTCTCTGGAACAGACGGGTGCATATGTAAAAGGAAAACCAAATGGTCCCTGGAAATGGTTTTATGCAGATGGTTCTGTGCGAAGAGAAGAAGTATATAAGAACGGACTGGAAGATGGTCTGATGAAAGAATATTCCAACGAAGGAATTGTAATGGCCGAAGGAAATTTTGTTGAAGGAAAGCAGGAGGGCGACTGGAAATATTCAATCGGTGAATATGTTGCTGAAGGAAAATTCATCGAAGGTCGTGAAGATGGAATGTGGAAACAGTTTTATGATGATGGCAAACTTGCTTTCGAAGGCGAATTTTTAGACGGACAAGAAACGGGAGTACATAAGTTCTATTGGGACAATGGCCGTATCCGCCAGATCCGTTCGTATCGGTTGGGATTACCTGATGGTGAATGGAAGACGTATGATGAGAATGGTGCTGAAGTTCTGAAAGAAACTTTTTCAAGCGGGAATTCGCGGAAGATAGAGGCGGAGGCGACGCCGGAGGGTGGGGAATAGTAGAATTAACACGGAGAAAAAGGAGAAAAAAAATAAGTTCACGGAGAGATAATTTCAGGATTCTATTTTCTTTTTATTTTGAAATAGATTTACCGGAGTTGAATGTTTCACGGGGAACCGAGTTGGTAAATTAAAGTGCGAAACTTTAATTTCTTTAAACACGGAGAACACTAAGAACACAATGAGAACACGGAATGACTTACAAGAAAGACTCTGTGAACCACTAATTTTTTTCTTTATGAACTCTGTGTTTTATTTTTAATGTTTCACGAGGAACACTCCATTCATAACTCAATAACCTTTTTATCGCTTTCATTCAGATTCATGATCGTGTATGAATTGATGTTGCATATCGTCATCAGATCAAAAACGTTTATTAAGTCATTATAGGATGAATTATCTGACGGCTTGATCAGGACAAAAACAGAGTCATTGACAATTTTATTTTTTTGCATTAAGATTTTACGAATTGAATTCGGTCCCTCTGAAAAAGTTGCCGGTAATGCCCTAGCTGCTTTGTCTTCAGCGCCCATGTACCATTTTAGTTTACGGTCGTTCATGATCAACAGGTTGAAGGCTTTTGATTCAGCGAGCAGAGTTGGGCTTTTGGTTGACTGATTATCGGGCATGATCAGATCAATGATCTTGTGACTCTTGAAAGTCGTTGTCATGATAAAAAAAGTCAGGAGTAAAAATGCAAGATCGACCATTGGTGTCATATCGATATGAGTGGAGGATCTTTTCTGACGAACTTTCCGGTGGCCGGAGGAAAGGTCTGTGTTGGTGGTTTGGATCTCTGACATGTTGTGGTTTATATGTTAGAGAAGAGTATTTAAAATTTCCATAAATTAAATGGAGGGAAAAGAAAAGGCGTGTGCTCGTATGTTTGAAAAAAATTTAACACAAGAACACTGCGCACAATAAGATCACGGATAAATTCCGTGCACTTTTGTCAACTTAGTGTTCTTGTGTTTAAATATATTGTTTCACGGGGAACAAAATGGTTGTTTCACAGAAACCTACCTTTTCTTTTTCCGATGATAACTATTTCCCCCTCTTAAAACCTTCACTGGTTTTTTGATCATGGTTACATCACCTTGTTCGGAGATGCGCGAGATCATTTTGAAATCGATTTGCTTGCGGAGGAGATCGCAACGCATGACCTGAATGCGGACGACATCGCCCATTGTGTATTTATGTTTTGTGCGTGAACCGATAACACAATAATTCGTTTCATCGAATTCATAAAAGTCATCATCCAGATCGCGGAGGCGGATCATACCTTCGCATTTGTTTTCTATGATCTCTACATACAATCCCCATTCAGTAACTCCGCTGATCACACCATCAAACTCTTCACCGACCTTGTCTTGCAGATATTCGACTTGTTTGTATTTTGTTGATGCGCGTTCTGCCTCTGATGCTTTGATCTCCATCTGCGTGCTGTGTTTGCATTGCTCTTCTAATAACGATGCATCAGCGCCTTTTCCACCAGCGAGATAATGTTCCAATAGACGATGAACGAGCACATCCGGATAACGGCGAATGGGCGAAGTAAAATGTGTATAATAATCAAAAGCCAGTCCGTAGTGGCCGATGTTTTCTGTTGTATAAACGGCTTTCGACATTGTTCGAATGGCAAGCGACTCAAGTACGTTCTGTTCTTTTTTGCCATGAACGTCTTTCATCAATCCATTCAATGAACTTGCAATTTCACGGTCATTACCGATCTTTAATGTATAGCCGAACTTCCTTGCAAAGCCAACAAAGTTTTCAAGTCTGTCGCTTACCGGTGAATCGTGAACACGATATACGAATGGTTTTTTCTCTACGCGAATTGTTTCTTCCTGATTACCTGATTTGTTTTTTCCTTCAGAAATAATGTCGTGTTTCTTTCCTACAAATTCTGCAACGGAACGATTGGCAAGCAACATGAACTCTTCGATGAGTTTATTGGCATCTTTACTTTCTTTCAGATAAATACCAAGCGGTTTTCCTTTTTCATCGAGACGAAAGCGGACCTCTACTTTTTCAAAAGCAATTGCCCCATCTTTGAAGCGTTCTTTGCGAAGTATTTTTGCAAGTCGATCCATTGTGAGTATCTCTTCTTTCAATGGGCCTTCACCTGTTTCAATAACCTCTTGCGCATCTTCATAAGCAAAGCGATGATCACTGTAGATTACAGTTTTACCGAACCATTTTTTTACAACTTCTGCATTGTCGTTCATTTCAAAGACTGCAGCGAAACAAAGTTTTTCCTCATGCGGACGAAGCGAGCACACGCCGTTTGATAATTTTTCAGGCAACATGGGAATTACACGATCGACAAGATAGATGGATGTGGCGCGGTAATAT
This window of the Bacteroidota bacterium genome carries:
- a CDS encoding biopolymer transporter ExbD, with product MSEIQTTNTDLSSGHRKVRQKRSSTHIDMTPMVDLAFLLLTFFIMTTTFKSHKIIDLIMPDNQSTKSPTLLAESKAFNLLIMNDRKLKWYMGAEDKAARALPATFSEGPNSIRKILMQKNKIVNDSVFVLIKPSDNSSYNDLINVFDLMTICNINSYTIMNLNESDKKVIEL
- the rnr gene encoding ribonuclease R, with the translated sequence MSKNKKKADDPSRTFLLAEIFKSFNRHPNTLYNYKQLTRIIKPAFTEFLRQTKGPDASMDDLNGELKTEILFILAELQDKGDVIETERGKFQLKPKHAYLEGIIDITNGGAAYILSENDEDDVYIAPKNVKNALHGDKVKIYLYARHRNQRIEGEVVEILERAKTEFAGMVQLSGKYAFVVPDSSKMLVDIFIPQNMINNAQHGQKVIAEIVDWPKGTKNQIGKITKILGWPGENDVEMNSILSEYGFPLEFPKRVEEEAEKIPLAIPEDEIKRRRDFRKITTFTIDPVDAKDFDDALSIQKLPNGNYEIGVHIADVSHYVRPTSQLDKEAYYRATSIYLVDRVIPMLPEKLSNGVCSLRPHEEKLCFAAVFEMNDNAEVVKKWFGKTVIYSDHRFAYEDAQEVIETGEGPLKEEILTMDRLAKILRKERFKDGAIAFEKVEVRFRLDEKGKPLGIYLKESKDANKLIEEFMLLANRSVAEFVGKKHDIISEGKNKSGNQEETIRVEKKPFVYRVHDSPVSDRLENFVGFARKFGYTLKIGNDREIASSLNGLMKDVHGKKEQNVLESLAIRTMSKAVYTTENIGHYGLAFDYYTHFTSPIRRYPDVLVHRLLEHYLAGGKGADASLLEEQCKHSTQMEIKASEAERASTKYKQVEYLQDKVGEEFDGVISGVTEWGLYVEIIENKCEGMIRLRDLDDDFYEFDETNYCVIGSRTKHKYTMGDVVRIQVMRCDLLRKQIDFKMISRISEQGDVTMIKKPVKVLRGGNSYHRKKKR